The Mycolicibacterium monacense genome contains the following window.
AAGGGCGGCGTCATCGCACTGACCAAGACGGTGGCCCGCGACTACGCCCGCCACGGAGTCACCGCGAACTCCGTCCCCCCGTTCGCGATCGAGACCCCGATGCTTCGCCGACAGCAGGCCGAAGGCAAACTCCCGCCCGCCGAATACCTGACGCAGGCGATCCCGGCGGGCCGGGTGGGCGCCCCCGAGGACGTGGCCGCAGTGTGTTCGTTCCTGTGTTCGGAGGCCGCCGGCTACGTCACCGGTCAGGTCATCGGCGTCAACGGAGGGGCAGTGATGTGAGTACCCGACCCGACCAGGCGGTGAGCTACCACTTCGACCGGCACAGCCAGGACTACCGCGAGCGGTTTCTCGACATCACCCACGAGATGCACCGGAAGTGCCCGCTGGCGTGGACCGACACCTACGACGGGCACTGGGTCGCGGCGGGCAGCGCGGAGGTGTTCGAGCTGGCGCGCTGCCCCCACGTGTCCAACGATCACGACGTGCACCACGAACGCCGCGGATACAAAGGCATCTCGATCCCGACCATGATCGAGGCGGAGAACTTCCGGGGCGGCATGCTCGAGATGGACGATCCGGAGCACCGCCACTACCGAACGGTCCTGAATCCGTACCTGTCTCCGGCCGCCGTCAAGCGCTGGGAACCGTTCGTCGACGAGCTCGTGCGCGCGTGCCTCGACGACCACATCGAGTCCGGCCGAATCGACTTCGTCGACGACCTGGCCAACGTCGTGCCCGCGGTGCTGACCCTGGCGATGCTCGGTGTGTCGCTGGAGAAGTGGTCGATCTACAACGAACCGGCGCACGCCTCGGTCTACACACCGCCTGATTCGCCGGATGCCGAACGGGTGCGCGAGCTCTTCATGGCCATGGGCGTGGATCTGTTCGCGAACCTCATGGAGATCCGCGCGAACCCCCGCCCGGGCATCATCGACGCGCTGGCCACGATACGCATCGACGGCGAACCGCCACCCGACATCGAGCTCATCGGGATGCTCAACCTGCTGATCGGCGGCGGCTTCGACACGACGACAGCACTGACCGCGCATGCGCTGGAATGGCTGTCCGAACATCCCGACGAACGAACCCGACTGAGCCGGGAGCGCGATACCCTCCTGAACCCGGCCACCGAGGAGTTCCTGCGCTACTTCACTCCCGCGCCGGGTGATGGCCGCACCATCGCCGAGGACATGGCCCTGGGTGATGCCGAGCTGCGGGAGGGACAGCGGCTGTGGCTGTCCTGGGCGATGGCCAACCGGGACCCGGCCGTGTTCACCGAGCCTGACCGGATCGTTCTCGACCGGAAAGGCAACCGGCACTTCAGTTTCGGCCTCGGGGTGCATCGCTGCATCGGATCGAACGTCGCGCGTACGGTGTTCAAGTCCATGGTCACCGCGGTGCTCGATCGCATGCCCGACTACCGGTGCGATCCCCACGGCACAGTGCACTACGACAGCATCGGCGTGATCCAGGGGATGCGCCACCTGCACGCCACCTTCACCCCGCGCGAGCCGAAGGGTCCCGGCGTGGCAGAGACGTTGGCCAGGCTGCAGCGCATCTGCGACGAGCAGGGCCTGGCCCGCCCGATCACCGAACTCAAGGGTGCTGCGCGAATCGAGGAATCGGAATGACCGGTGACCGGCCGGTGGCCGTGGTGACCGGGGGCAGTCGCGGCGCCGGCGCGGGAATAGCGCACGCGCTCGGCAGCCACGGCGCCACGGTGTACGTCACGGGACGAACCGTCGAGGGTGCCGAGTCCACACTGCCCGGCACGATCGACGACACCGCCGAACGCGTCACCGCAGCGGGCGGGAAGGGCATCGCGGTGCGGGTCGACCACCGCGACGACGAACAGGTCGCGGCGTTCTTCGACCGGGTGGCCCGCGAGCAGGGCCGCATCGACATCCTGGTCAACAATGCCGCGATCATTCGCGACGAGATGATGGCCCGCACCAAATTCTGGGAGGAGCCCGTCAACGTCATCGACACGTTGGACGTGGGTCTGCGCAGCAGCTACGTCGCCACGGTCTACGCCGCACCGCTGATGGTGCCGCATCGCAGCGGCCTGGTCGTGTTCACGTCGTCGTCCGGTGCGGTCCACTATGCGTTCGGCCCCGCCTACGGGGTGCCCAAAGCGGGCGTCGACAAGATGGCTGCCGACATGGCCCACGACTTCCGGGACGTCGACATCGCCGCGGTGTCGATCTGGATGGGCTCACTGCTCACCGACCGCGTCCGCGGCATCATCGCGAGCAATCAGGAGAAGTTCGGCCACATCCTCGACTCTGCCGAGACACCGGAGCTCACCGGTCACGTCATCTGGGCGTTGTCGCAGGACCCCGACGTCATGGCGGTCAGCGGCCAGACCCTGATCGGGGCGGAACTGGCGGTGAAATACGGGATCAAGGACGAGGGCGACCGTCAACCCCCCTCGTACCGCGAGCTTTTCGGGGTGCAACCGAACCAGCAACAGGCCCACGTGATGCGATGAGCCGATGCGCATCGGGCTGACCGGAGGCGGCTCGTCGGTCGACAAGATCGTCGCGCACGCCCAGCGGGCAGAGGCCGACGGGTTCTCGTCGCTGTGGTACGCCAGTGCCGTCGGCGGCGATCCGCTGGTCGCGATGGCGATCGCCGGCCGGGCCACATCGGCGATCGAGCTGGGCACCGCCGTGCTGCAGACCTACCCGTGTCATCCACTGCTGCAGGCGAACCGCGTCGCAGCGGCCGCCAACGCGATGGGGCGGCCCGGGCTGACGCTGGGGCTCGGCCCGTCGCACGAGCCGATCGTGCGTGATGTGCTCGGACTGTCCTATGACCATCCGGTCCGTAACACCCGCGAATATCTGCAGATCGTCACCGCGCTGCTTTCCGGCGCCGAGGTCGATTTCGACGGCACGGACTGGAGTACCCACAGCGCGGGCAGGATGGCCGCGCTCGACCACCGGGTGCCGGTGCTGCTGTCGGCGCTCTCACCCCGGATGCTGCGTATCGCAGCGGAATTCGCCGACGGAGTGGTGCTCTGGATGGCCTCGGCGTCGGCGATCGCCGGCCGGATCGCGCCACTTCTCCGCGAGGCCGCGATTGCGCGGGGCAAGCCGGCTCCGCGCATCGTGGCCGGCCTTCCCGTGGCCGTACACGACGACGCGGACGAGGCCAGAGTCGCGATCAGCGCGACCGCCTCGTCGTACGAACGAATGACCAACTATCAGAACATCATCCGCGCCGGTGGCGGTGAGCGCGCCGCCGACGTCGGCATCGTCGGTGACGAGGGCGCGGTCGCGCGTCAACTGGCGGAGCTGATCGACGCCGGCGCGACGGACGTGTGGGCGCAGCCGGTCGCCGTGGGCGCCGATCGGGCGCAGCTGTCGGCGTCGCTGAACCGCACCCGTGGACTGCTCAGCGAGGTGGCGCGCGCCGGTTAGCTCTTGCCGCGGGGCCGCGCGCCGCGTCCGTAGGTGATGTCGGCCCGGTCGGGATCCCAGGTGTTCCGGAACACCACGTCGGACAGGGGCCGCCGGCGCACCGGTCCGTGGCTCCCGCGCGGCCAGCCGACGACGAGATGTCCGGCCAGGAACCACTCGTCCGGGATACCGATGGCATCGCGGAGTACCTGTTCGCCGGCATAAGACGCCCAACTGGTGAAGCACGCGCCCAGTCCCTGGGCGCGGGCGGCGAGATAGAAGTTCTCCATGGCCGGATAGATCGACCCGGCCTGCAGGTACTCGGACGCGAACTCGTTCTTGAAGGCGGTGAACAACACCGACGTGTGCTGACCGGCACGGTCGTGGAGTTCGTAGGTGGCCCGGTTGTTTCGTGCCGCCCGGCTGTGGTCGTCGTCGGCCGGCCTGGTCATGCCGTACACCGATTCGATTGTCTGCAGAGCGATCTGGGCCGCCTTGGCGACCGCGGCCCGCTGGTCGGGCGCGTCGAGGACGACGAAGCGCCAGAGCTGCGCATTCGCACCGTTCGGTGCCCACGTGGCCGCCTCGAGGCAGCGTTCGAGCACGTCGTCGGCGACCGGATCGTCGGTGAAGCGGCGGATGGAGCGCGCGGTGGACAGCACTTCCCAGACGTCGTTGCTCGGATTCGGCATGTCCATTGGTGTACTCGACGCAAGCCGGGTTGTCGAGCATCACGATGCTGTACAGTCGTACTGCACACAATAGTGCGGAGACGGGAGTGACGCTGTGAGCGACAGGTTTTCGATGGAGGGACGGGTCGCGGTCATCACCGGCGGCGGCACCGGTATCGGACGGGCATCGGCGCTGGTGCTGGCCGAGCGCGGTGCCGATGTCGTGCTGGCCGGACGGCGGGAGGAGCCGCTGAAGGCCACGGCCGCCGACGTAGAAGCCCTCGGTCGCCGCGCCATCGCGGTACCCACGGACGTGACGAAGGCCGATCAGTGCCAGGCTCTGGTCGACGCGGCGCTCGGTGAGTTCGGCCGGTTGGACGTGCTGCTGAACAACGCCGGCGGCGGTGAGACGAAGTCGCTGATGAAGTGGACCGATGAGGAATGGCATGAGGTGCTGGAGCTGAACCTGTCCAGCGCCTGGTATCTCTCGCGTGCGGCGGCCAAACCCATGATCGCCCAGGGCAAGGGTGCGATCGTCAACATCTCCTCGGGCGCCAGCCTGTTGGCCATGCCGCAGGCGCCGGTGTACGCCGCGGCCAAGGCGGGGCTCAACAACCTGACCGGGTCCATGGCGGCCGCGTGGACCAGGAAGGGCGTGCGGGTCAACTGCATCGCCTGTGGCGCCATCCGCACCCCCGGACTGGAGGCCGATGCGAAGCGTCAGGGTTTCGACATCGACATGATCGGCCAGACCAACGGATCGGGTCGCATCGCCGAGGCCGACGAGATCGGCTACGGCGTGCTGTTCTTCGCCTCCGACGCCTCGAGTTACTGCTCCGGGCAGACGCTCTACATGCACGGCGGCCCGGGCCCGGCGGGGGTGTGAGCGTGGACATCAGCCATGTGGGCCTGCGGGTACGCGATCTCGAGATGGCCACGAAGTTCTACACGGCACTCGGCTTCACCGAGGTGAAGCGCCTGACGGTCCCCGACCAGATGGCGCAGGGCCTGCTCGGACTGGCGCCGCCCATCGGATTCGAGGCGGTGTATCTGCGCAACGGCGGTGTCGTGCTGCAATTGCTGACCTTCTCGGGCCACCCGGCGCCGGAGGAACCCGAACGCGGAATGGTCGGAGCCGGTTTGACGCATCTGTCCATCGCGGTTGCGGATCTCGCCGCGGCCTGTGACGCGGTGACGGCCGCCGGGGGAGCGGTGGTCGCCGACCCGGGCGGCGGATTCGCCTGTATGGTCCGCGATCCCGACGGTCAACTCCTCGAACTGGTCAACGAACGCGTCCGTCCGGTGCCGGTCACCGAAGCTCGCTGACCAACGCCGCATATCGGTCGAGGAACGGCAATGTCGTCGAGGGGTCGTCGCCGTCGCGTCGGCCGCCACCCACGACCACCCGGGTGAACCCCAGGTCGCGGTAACGGGCGAGGCGGTTCGCCGACGGGTCGCCCCACGCCATGACCGTCAGATCCAGTGTGGCCGGATCCCGGCCGGCATCCTCGGCCCGGACGCGGAAATCGTGCACCGCCGCAGAGAGATCCCGG
Protein-coding sequences here:
- a CDS encoding VOC family protein; translation: MDISHVGLRVRDLEMATKFYTALGFTEVKRLTVPDQMAQGLLGLAPPIGFEAVYLRNGGVVLQLLTFSGHPAPEEPERGMVGAGLTHLSIAVADLAAACDAVTAAGGAVVADPGGGFACMVRDPDGQLLELVNERVRPVPVTEAR
- a CDS encoding nitroreductase family protein, whose product is MDMPNPSNDVWEVLSTARSIRRFTDDPVADDVLERCLEAATWAPNGANAQLWRFVVLDAPDQRAAVAKAAQIALQTIESVYGMTRPADDDHSRAARNNRATYELHDRAGQHTSVLFTAFKNEFASEYLQAGSIYPAMENFYLAARAQGLGACFTSWASYAGEQVLRDAIGIPDEWFLAGHLVVGWPRGSHGPVRRRPLSDVVFRNTWDPDRADITYGRGARPRGKS
- a CDS encoding TIGR03564 family F420-dependent LLM class oxidoreductase, whose protein sequence is MRIGLTGGGSSVDKIVAHAQRAEADGFSSLWYASAVGGDPLVAMAIAGRATSAIELGTAVLQTYPCHPLLQANRVAAAANAMGRPGLTLGLGPSHEPIVRDVLGLSYDHPVRNTREYLQIVTALLSGAEVDFDGTDWSTHSAGRMAALDHRVPVLLSALSPRMLRIAAEFADGVVLWMASASAIAGRIAPLLREAAIARGKPAPRIVAGLPVAVHDDADEARVAISATASSYERMTNYQNIIRAGGGERAADVGIVGDEGAVARQLAELIDAGATDVWAQPVAVGADRAQLSASLNRTRGLLSEVARAG
- a CDS encoding SDR family NAD(P)-dependent oxidoreductase, with translation MTGDRPVAVVTGGSRGAGAGIAHALGSHGATVYVTGRTVEGAESTLPGTIDDTAERVTAAGGKGIAVRVDHRDDEQVAAFFDRVAREQGRIDILVNNAAIIRDEMMARTKFWEEPVNVIDTLDVGLRSSYVATVYAAPLMVPHRSGLVVFTSSSGAVHYAFGPAYGVPKAGVDKMAADMAHDFRDVDIAAVSIWMGSLLTDRVRGIIASNQEKFGHILDSAETPELTGHVIWALSQDPDVMAVSGQTLIGAELAVKYGIKDEGDRQPPSYRELFGVQPNQQQAHVMR
- a CDS encoding SDR family NAD(P)-dependent oxidoreductase, translating into MSDRFSMEGRVAVITGGGTGIGRASALVLAERGADVVLAGRREEPLKATAADVEALGRRAIAVPTDVTKADQCQALVDAALGEFGRLDVLLNNAGGGETKSLMKWTDEEWHEVLELNLSSAWYLSRAAAKPMIAQGKGAIVNISSGASLLAMPQAPVYAAAKAGLNNLTGSMAAAWTRKGVRVNCIACGAIRTPGLEADAKRQGFDIDMIGQTNGSGRIAEADEIGYGVLFFASDASSYCSGQTLYMHGGPGPAGV
- a CDS encoding cytochrome P450, which gives rise to MSTRPDQAVSYHFDRHSQDYRERFLDITHEMHRKCPLAWTDTYDGHWVAAGSAEVFELARCPHVSNDHDVHHERRGYKGISIPTMIEAENFRGGMLEMDDPEHRHYRTVLNPYLSPAAVKRWEPFVDELVRACLDDHIESGRIDFVDDLANVVPAVLTLAMLGVSLEKWSIYNEPAHASVYTPPDSPDAERVRELFMAMGVDLFANLMEIRANPRPGIIDALATIRIDGEPPPDIELIGMLNLLIGGGFDTTTALTAHALEWLSEHPDERTRLSRERDTLLNPATEEFLRYFTPAPGDGRTIAEDMALGDAELREGQRLWLSWAMANRDPAVFTEPDRIVLDRKGNRHFSFGLGVHRCIGSNVARTVFKSMVTAVLDRMPDYRCDPHGTVHYDSIGVIQGMRHLHATFTPREPKGPGVAETLARLQRICDEQGLARPITELKGAARIEESE